From Pagrus major chromosome 6, Pma_NU_1.0, one genomic window encodes:
- the gpr61l gene encoding probable G-protein coupled receptor yields the protein MADKTGPMIASVPNHSVANLTTAQWEPNPTVPANVGVVTSSQSQIKDLFGLFCMVTLNLIALLANTGVMVAIARAPHLKRFAFVCHLCGVDLLCAILLMPLGIISSSPFFGTVVFTVLECQVYIFLNVFLICLTILTITAISVERYFYIVHPMRYEVKMTINLAIGVMLLIWVKSVLLALVTLLGWPAYGHQSSIAAAHCSLHASHSRLRNVFAVLFSVVCFLVPAVVIFAVYGAVYKVARSAALQQVPAVPTWTNASPAKNRSDSINSQTTMIATTRTLPQRLSPERAFSGGKAALTLVFIVGQFLVCWLPYFIFHLHMSLTGSMHSPGDLEEAVTWLAYSSFAVNPFFYGLLNRQIREELIKFRRCCLTQPAEFGASSHEGSLQENFLQFIQRTSSSTAETPSSCANSHPKNTTDQGVKIPGQIPEDHT from the coding sequence ATGGCCGACAAGACTGGTCCCATGATTGCCTCTGTACCAAATCACTCAGTGGCGAATCTCACCACTGCCCAATGGGAGCCCAATCCTACGGTTCCTGCCAACGTGGGCGTCGTCACGAGCTCCCAGTCGCAGATCAAAGACCTCTTTGGGTTGTTCTGCATGGTGACCCTTAACCTCATTGCTTTGCTGGCCAACACTGGTGTGATGGTGGCCATTGCTCGCGCCCCTCACCTGAAGAGGTTCGCTTTTGTGTGTCACCTTTGTGGAGTGGACCTGCTGTGTGCCATCCTCCTCATGCCTTTGGGTATCATATCCAGCTCGCCGTTCTTTGGCACCGTGGTGTTCACTGTTCTGGAGTGTCAGGTTTACATCTTCCTCAATGTTTTCCTCATCTGTCTGACTATTCTCACCATCACAGCCATCAGTGTGGAGCGTTACTTCTATATCGTACACCCCATGCGTTATGAGGTCAAGATGACCATCAACCTTGCTATTGGTGTCATGCTCCTAATCTGGGTTAAGTCCGTCCTCTTAGCTTTGGTTACGTTGTTAGGATGGCCAGCCTATGGACATCAGAGCTCTATAGCTGCAGCTCACTGCTCTCTCCACGCGAGCCACAGTCGTCTAAGAAATGTGTTTGCAGTGCTCTTCAGTGTGGTCTGTTTCCTGGTTCCTGCTGTGGTTATCTTTGCCGTTTACGGTGCTGTGTACAAGGTAGCTCGTTCTGCAGCCCTGCAGCAAGTCCCTGCTGTGCCAACTTGGACAAATGCAAGCCCTGCTAAGAATCGCTCGGACTCCATTAACAGCCAGACCACCATGATCGCCACCACCCGCACTCTGCCCCAAAGACTATCTCCAGAGAGGGCCTTCAGCGGAGGAAAGGCTGCCCTTACTTTGGTATTCATTGTGGGCCAGTTCTTGGTTTGTTGGTTGCCCTACTTCATCTTCCACCTACACATGTCTCTAACTGGTTCCATGCATAGCCCCGGGGACTTAGAGGAGGCAGTCACCTGGCTGGCCTACTCCTCCTTCGCAGTTAACCCGTTCTTCTACGGCCTGCTGAACAGGCAGATCAGAGAAGAGCTGATCAAGTTTCGGCGCTGTTGCTTGACCCAGCCGGCGGAGTTTGGGGCATCCAGCCACGAGGGTTCCCTTCAGGAGAACTTCCTCCAGTTTATCCAgagaaccagcagcagcacagctgaAACACCGTCCAGCTGTGCAAACTCCCATCCCAAAAACACTACGGACCAGGGGGTAAAGATCCCCGGACAAATACCCGAGGACCACACTTAA